In a genomic window of Brucella anthropi ATCC 49188:
- a CDS encoding branched-chain amino acid ABC transporter permease — protein MQTVLSIAVDALAYGMVLFVISIGLSVTMGLMRVVNLAHGAFAMIGGYFASYAAQQLGLNYGFAIIIAVVGTMIIAVPVERLLYRRIYGAPELTQVLMTIGITFCIIGLTNYIFGPTLKTIPLPEMLRGSVDLGFRAIAKHRIFAIGCGFAVALGLWYIIERTAFGVKLRAAVDNANMAAALGVRTEIVYAISFALAIGLAAFGGVVGAELLPVEPYYALRYMVTFLVVVSVGGAGSIPGALIACLLLGAIDTTGRYLAPEYGEFFFYLAVIVIVTLFPRGLAGRLAKK, from the coding sequence ATGCAGACTGTGCTCAGCATTGCTGTCGATGCCCTCGCCTATGGCATGGTGCTTTTCGTCATTTCCATCGGCCTTTCGGTCACCATGGGCTTGATGCGCGTCGTCAATCTCGCTCACGGCGCATTTGCAATGATCGGCGGCTATTTTGCATCCTATGCTGCCCAGCAGCTTGGCCTCAATTACGGCTTTGCGATCATCATCGCGGTCGTCGGCACGATGATAATCGCCGTTCCCGTGGAGAGATTGCTCTATCGGCGCATTTATGGGGCGCCTGAACTGACGCAGGTGCTGATGACCATCGGTATCACTTTCTGCATTATCGGTCTCACCAACTATATATTCGGACCAACGCTGAAGACCATTCCTTTGCCTGAAATGTTGCGTGGATCTGTCGATCTCGGCTTTCGGGCAATTGCCAAGCATCGCATCTTTGCAATCGGGTGCGGCTTCGCGGTGGCCCTTGGTCTTTGGTACATCATCGAACGCACTGCCTTCGGCGTGAAACTGCGCGCTGCCGTCGACAATGCCAACATGGCGGCTGCACTCGGTGTCAGAACCGAAATCGTTTACGCCATCAGCTTTGCGCTTGCCATTGGGCTTGCAGCTTTCGGCGGTGTCGTCGGCGCCGAACTTCTACCTGTCGAACCCTACTATGCACTCCGCTACATGGTGACATTTCTGGTCGTCGTCTCTGTCGGCGGCGCAGGCTCCATACCCGGAGCGCTGATTGCCTGCCTCCTGCTCGGAGCAATCGATACAACCGGGCGTTATCTGGCACCGGAATATGGCGAGTTCTTCTTCTATCTGGCAGTAATCGTCATTGTGACGCTGTTCCCGCGTGGTCTTGCAGGAAGGCTGGCCAAAAAATGA
- a CDS encoding ABC transporter ATP-binding protein, which yields MSTVFEVTKLHKSFGGLAVTNDVSLSMAKGDRVALIGPNGAGKTTFVNLVTGNLAATSGTVALDGESVSRLNAMQRVRRGLVRSFQVTRLFFDMTPEEHVALAVLQREGKTGRILGNYRKMPEVMDEVRDILDTLGLRHLGQLRVSEIAYGQQRLLEIALALALRPKVLLLDEPAAGVPQSDTGRIEEALDRLPADLAVLMIEHDMDLVFRFAKRVVVLAAGTVIFDGLPEDVVQDARVREAYLGSYAQ from the coding sequence ATGAGTACCGTGTTTGAAGTAACGAAACTGCACAAAAGTTTCGGCGGTCTGGCAGTTACAAACGATGTTTCGCTCAGTATGGCGAAAGGCGACCGCGTCGCCCTCATTGGTCCCAATGGAGCGGGCAAGACCACTTTCGTCAATCTGGTTACAGGCAACCTCGCGGCAACTTCTGGCACCGTGGCATTGGATGGAGAGAGCGTCTCCCGGCTCAACGCCATGCAGCGCGTCAGGCGTGGACTGGTGCGTTCATTTCAGGTGACCCGTCTCTTCTTCGACATGACACCCGAAGAACACGTGGCTCTTGCTGTTTTGCAACGCGAAGGCAAGACGGGACGTATTCTCGGAAACTATCGCAAAATGCCTGAAGTCATGGATGAAGTGCGCGATATTCTCGATACGCTCGGGCTTCGGCATCTCGGACAGTTGCGGGTGAGTGAGATCGCATATGGCCAACAGCGGCTTCTGGAGATTGCACTTGCATTGGCGCTTCGACCCAAAGTTCTGCTGCTTGATGAACCAGCTGCGGGTGTTCCACAGAGCGACACGGGCCGCATTGAGGAAGCGCTCGACCGACTACCGGCCGATCTGGCAGTACTCATGATCGAGCACGATATGGACCTCGTTTTTCGCTTCGCAAAGCGTGTGGTCGTTCTAGCTGCCGGAACTGTGATCTTTGACGGATTGCCGGAAGACGTCGTGCAGGATGCCCGCGTCCGCGAAGCCTATCTCGGGAGCTATGCGCAATGA
- a CDS encoding ABC transporter permease, with protein sequence MVITFMIGRVMPVDPVIAAVGDNAPEAVIQRVRAEMGLDQPLVIQFVHYVGQVLHGDFGNSILTRNPVTQDIARYFPATLELATAALLVAALIGIPLGVWAAVRQGSIVDQTIRVICLAGHSVPVFMLALISLLVFYATLDIAPGPGRQDIIYEGMIPHVTGLLTIDTLIEGDWDAFRDAVYHMIQPVLILAYFSMAYITRMTRAFMLDALKGEFVITARAKGLSLTSVIWKHAFPTVAVQLVTVLALTYAGLLEGAVVTETVFSWPGLGQYLTVSLMNADMNPVVGATLLIGIIYVGLNLLADILYKVLDPRVR encoded by the coding sequence ATGGTCATTACCTTCATGATCGGCCGCGTCATGCCGGTCGATCCTGTTATTGCTGCGGTGGGCGACAATGCGCCAGAGGCTGTTATCCAGCGCGTCCGCGCGGAGATGGGGCTCGATCAGCCACTTGTAATCCAGTTCGTGCATTATGTCGGGCAGGTCCTGCACGGCGATTTCGGCAACTCTATTCTGACCCGTAATCCGGTGACACAGGATATCGCCCGTTATTTTCCCGCGACATTGGAACTGGCAACGGCTGCGCTTCTTGTTGCTGCTCTTATCGGTATTCCGCTGGGGGTGTGGGCTGCTGTCCGGCAGGGTTCCATCGTCGACCAGACGATCCGCGTGATCTGTCTTGCAGGGCACTCTGTTCCCGTTTTCATGCTGGCACTGATATCGCTTCTCGTCTTCTATGCGACACTCGATATAGCGCCCGGTCCGGGACGACAGGACATCATCTATGAAGGCATGATCCCGCATGTTACCGGCCTGCTCACGATCGATACTCTTATTGAGGGCGACTGGGACGCGTTCCGGGATGCCGTCTATCACATGATTCAGCCGGTTCTGATCCTCGCTTACTTCAGCATGGCGTATATCACGCGTATGACCCGCGCTTTCATGCTTGACGCACTCAAGGGTGAGTTCGTGATTACGGCACGTGCGAAAGGCTTGTCGCTGACCTCGGTCATCTGGAAACATGCTTTCCCGACCGTTGCCGTGCAGCTCGTGACAGTTCTGGCTCTCACCTATGCAGGTCTGCTGGAGGGTGCTGTCGTGACCGAGACGGTCTTCAGCTGGCCGGGCTTGGGACAGTATCTGACCGTGTCGCTGATGAATGCCGATATGAATCCGGTGGTGGGCGCTACACTGCTCATCGGTATCATTTATGTCGGGCTCAACCTGCTCGCCGATATCCTCTACAAAGTTCTGGATCCGCGTGTCCGATGA
- a CDS encoding ABC transporter ATP-binding protein, with product MSAASLEIRNLSSGYGPTRVIENVSFKAEPGSRLAILGRNGVGKTSLFATIAGQTRRYGGEILLNGKNIATLPSAARAIAGLGYVPQTRDVFPTLTVEENLFVGLKNRPKNALEEAYAMFPRLKERRSNLGSQLSGGEQQMLSTARSILGRPTVLLLDEPLEGLAPVICEELMAAFSTLAQKGDMTILLVEQRIQSALDFADHVIILERGRIAWSGTSAELTENQQTVEELLGVGGLH from the coding sequence ATGAGTGCCGCCTCGCTTGAAATTCGCAATCTCTCCTCCGGTTACGGCCCCACGCGCGTCATCGAGAATGTATCGTTCAAAGCAGAACCGGGATCGCGACTTGCCATTCTGGGCCGCAATGGTGTCGGCAAGACCAGCCTCTTTGCCACTATCGCAGGGCAAACGCGCCGTTATGGCGGTGAAATTCTGCTGAATGGGAAGAATATCGCCACGCTTCCATCAGCCGCGCGCGCAATTGCTGGCCTCGGCTACGTGCCGCAAACCCGCGATGTTTTCCCGACCCTCACTGTCGAAGAAAATCTCTTCGTTGGCCTCAAAAACCGACCAAAGAATGCGCTCGAAGAAGCCTATGCGATGTTTCCGCGTCTTAAGGAACGACGCAGCAATCTTGGGTCGCAGCTTTCCGGGGGAGAACAACAGATGCTTTCCACCGCGCGCAGCATTCTCGGGCGACCGACAGTGCTGCTGCTCGATGAGCCGCTGGAAGGGCTTGCTCCTGTCATCTGTGAAGAACTGATGGCTGCTTTCTCGACACTTGCGCAGAAGGGAGACATGACGATTCTGCTTGTCGAACAGCGCATCCAGAGTGCACTCGATTTTGCCGATCACGTCATCATACTGGAACGTGGGCGCATCGCATGGTCTGGCACTTCAGCAGAACTCACCGAAAACCAGCAGACCGTCGAAGAACTGCTGGGTGTCGGCGGGTTGCATTGA
- the nikC gene encoding nickel transporter permease: MIFANFHNWALDDSPASRSQANWGRRYRIWVNLRANPLAMIGLFIIVAFIVLSLAAPLLAPYDPSVQDLGNRLSAPTAAHWFGTDELGRDILSRILYGGRVTLGMVIAVVILVAPIGLFIGCIAGYFGGIVDTALMRVTDVFLAFPRLILALAFVAALKPGVESAVLAIALTAWPPYARLARAETMTLRKSDFIAAAKLTGASPFRIILRHIMPLCVPSVIVRITLDMSSIIITAASLGFLGMGAQPPSPEWGAMIATAKRFIFEQWWVATIPGIAIFLVSLAFNFLGDGLRDVLDPKQN, encoded by the coding sequence ATGATTTTTGCCAATTTTCATAACTGGGCGCTAGATGACTCGCCTGCTTCTCGTTCTCAGGCTAACTGGGGCAGGCGCTACCGCATTTGGGTGAACCTTCGGGCCAATCCGCTCGCGATGATTGGTCTCTTTATCATTGTCGCTTTCATCGTTTTGTCGTTGGCCGCACCATTGCTGGCGCCATATGATCCGAGTGTTCAAGACCTAGGCAACCGTCTGTCTGCTCCCACTGCCGCGCATTGGTTCGGGACTGATGAGCTAGGCCGCGATATCCTATCGCGCATTCTTTACGGTGGCCGCGTAACCCTTGGAATGGTTATCGCTGTTGTCATTCTCGTTGCGCCGATCGGGCTCTTTATCGGTTGTATCGCCGGCTATTTCGGCGGGATTGTTGACACCGCGTTGATGCGCGTCACTGATGTCTTTCTTGCGTTTCCTCGGTTGATCCTGGCGCTGGCCTTCGTGGCTGCGCTGAAGCCAGGTGTTGAAAGTGCCGTGCTTGCAATCGCATTGACTGCGTGGCCACCCTATGCGCGTCTGGCGCGTGCGGAAACCATGACTTTGCGCAAGAGCGATTTCATTGCAGCCGCCAAGCTGACCGGTGCATCGCCATTCCGCATCATTTTGCGTCACATCATGCCGCTTTGTGTGCCGAGCGTCATTGTGCGCATTACGCTCGACATGAGCTCGATCATCATCACCGCCGCAAGCCTTGGCTTCCTCGGAATGGGTGCACAGCCGCCGTCGCCCGAATGGGGTGCGATGATTGCCACTGCCAAGCGCTTTATCTTTGAACAATGGTGGGTTGCCACCATCCCCGGCATCGCGATCTTCCTCGTATCGCTCGCCTTCAATTTCCTCGGCGACGGTCTGCGCGACGTGCTCGATCCGAAGCAGAATTGA
- a CDS encoding serine hydrolase domain-containing protein, translating into MSTHADWNAASLAAKVLSRTWATDEPGGVIIGFGPDGVKFAYASGLENLSTGVPFTANTVVRYASVTKHAFCAMVLKHSDIIGLEDRLGDHLPELQSPLADVTVGRALDMTGGLPDTRECLTLLGLSVYTETEAGQLLDYLASLNRLNFEAGSEISYSNTGYRLVEAALERKGFRFNDFVKSDIALPLDIFMEAPDVWNDPVAGLVPGYWKSDEKWQLSSAGLHISASGSLTGSGMALTKWAQALVNGEGVFKGLLDKLSADRRLSDRRVTGYGLGLRWNEVAGKRFVGHGGSHPGYKSYFLLDPAAKTGMIVVSNREDANTYKMARDCMAALNGLSLPETNCTIPDGLYVTESGPFWLEMRNGIANWLDSEDTLYDIGDGWFSSLSPSSPVELRWTGTELEGEIGYVSRRLKPVTPKPVCRELDGHWQASPYGASFDIKDGHLIMGIGPARRAMPLEDLGQGRALFTLHDGPWTKRVCLHKLDDNRVELVLSRARMIEYVR; encoded by the coding sequence ATGTCAACGCATGCTGACTGGAATGCGGCTTCGCTTGCCGCGAAAGTCTTGTCGAGAACCTGGGCCACGGATGAGCCGGGTGGCGTCATCATCGGTTTCGGCCCAGATGGAGTGAAATTTGCCTATGCGAGCGGGCTTGAAAACCTGTCTACGGGCGTGCCGTTCACGGCGAATACAGTCGTTCGCTACGCATCAGTCACGAAACATGCGTTTTGTGCGATGGTTCTCAAGCACAGCGATATCATCGGCCTCGAGGATCGGCTCGGCGACCATCTGCCGGAGTTGCAAAGTCCACTAGCCGATGTCACCGTGGGGCGTGCACTCGACATGACTGGTGGTCTGCCCGATACGCGGGAATGCCTCACACTTCTGGGGCTGTCTGTTTATACAGAAACGGAAGCGGGTCAGCTTCTGGATTACCTTGCTTCTCTCAACCGGCTCAATTTCGAAGCGGGTTCGGAAATTTCGTATTCCAACACCGGTTATCGTCTGGTGGAAGCTGCACTGGAGCGAAAAGGGTTTCGCTTCAATGATTTCGTTAAATCGGATATTGCGCTGCCTCTCGATATTTTCATGGAAGCGCCGGACGTCTGGAATGATCCGGTCGCGGGCCTGGTTCCCGGTTACTGGAAGTCTGACGAAAAATGGCAGCTCAGCTCTGCTGGCCTGCACATTTCGGCTTCTGGCAGCCTGACTGGCAGTGGCATGGCGCTGACCAAATGGGCACAAGCACTTGTTAATGGCGAGGGCGTGTTCAAAGGTTTGCTCGATAAACTGTCAGCTGACCGTCGTCTCTCTGACAGACGAGTAACCGGTTACGGTCTTGGGCTGCGGTGGAACGAAGTGGCTGGCAAGCGGTTTGTTGGACATGGTGGCTCGCATCCCGGCTACAAGAGCTATTTTCTGCTCGATCCAGCCGCGAAAACCGGCATGATTGTTGTTTCAAATCGTGAAGACGCCAACACCTATAAGATGGCGCGAGATTGCATGGCCGCTCTCAACGGATTGTCGTTGCCAGAGACCAATTGCACGATCCCCGACGGGCTTTATGTGACGGAGAGTGGACCGTTCTGGCTGGAAATGCGCAACGGTATAGCCAACTGGCTTGATTCCGAAGACACGCTTTACGATATCGGCGATGGCTGGTTCTCATCCCTGTCGCCGTCTTCGCCGGTTGAACTCCGCTGGACGGGTACGGAACTGGAGGGTGAGATTGGTTACGTATCTCGCCGGTTGAAGCCGGTGACACCGAAACCTGTGTGCCGGGAACTCGACGGCCACTGGCAGGCATCGCCCTATGGCGCCAGTTTCGATATCAAGGATGGTCACCTCATCATGGGTATAGGCCCGGCACGCCGAGCCATGCCGCTGGAAGACCTCGGTCAGGGGCGCGCGCTGTTTACGTTGCATGACGGCCCTTGGACCAAGCGCGTCTGTCTGCATAAGCTTGATGACAATCGGGTCGAGCTCGTTCTCAGCCGAGCCAGAATGATCGAATACGTCCGGTAA
- a CDS encoding ABC transporter ATP-binding protein — protein sequence MIVIDQLRISFNEHEVVKGVSFNVEKGGSFGIVGESGSGKSTILRAMAGLNEQWSGRIAFDGKDVAPKRTPAFFRQVQMVFQDPFGSLHPRQTIDRILSELLLVHGIGDIDKRIEKVLDEVALPKAARFRFPHQLSGGQRQRVAIARALIAEPEVLLLDEPTSALDVSVQAEILNLLADLRAEKNLTYVLVSHNLAVIAHLCPQVGVMQHGEMVEQLSADDLRAGRTTHPHTTELRALSVNLEEPA from the coding sequence ATGATAGTCATTGATCAACTTCGTATCAGCTTCAACGAGCATGAAGTCGTCAAGGGTGTGTCCTTCAATGTCGAGAAGGGCGGGAGCTTTGGAATTGTTGGTGAAAGCGGCTCGGGTAAATCCACTATTCTGCGCGCAATGGCGGGTCTCAACGAACAATGGAGTGGCCGCATCGCTTTCGACGGGAAGGACGTTGCTCCAAAGCGCACACCCGCCTTCTTCCGTCAGGTGCAGATGGTGTTTCAGGATCCCTTTGGCTCACTGCATCCACGCCAGACCATCGACCGTATCCTGAGCGAGCTTCTGCTGGTTCATGGTATCGGCGATATCGATAAGCGTATTGAAAAGGTTCTTGACGAAGTCGCGTTGCCCAAAGCTGCGCGGTTCCGTTTTCCGCACCAGCTTTCGGGCGGACAACGCCAGCGCGTGGCAATCGCGCGAGCCCTGATCGCCGAACCGGAAGTTCTGCTACTGGACGAACCGACATCGGCGCTTGATGTCTCGGTACAGGCTGAAATTCTCAATCTTCTCGCGGACTTGCGCGCTGAAAAGAATCTCACTTATGTGCTGGTGAGCCACAATCTCGCTGTGATCGCGCATCTCTGCCCGCAGGTGGGGGTGATGCAACATGGCGAGATGGTGGAACAGCTTAGCGCCGATGATTTGCGCGCTGGGCGAACGACACATCCGCATACCACAGAATTGCGCGCGCTAAGCGTCAATCTGGAAGAACCTGCCTGA
- a CDS encoding ABC transporter substrate-binding protein, which produces MISRRGFLAGAAAVPFLSYASILPAIGAGRQDILVVAQQLDNMTSLDPHESFEAVGSEVCNNMYQRLVHPSLSNPDQVEGGVAVSWEADADGKVFIFKIDPNAKFASGAQITAEDAAFSLQRAIKMNKGPAFIIGQFGFTPENAEKNIVATDPSTLSLTVEQSTSLPFLLYCLSASVASIVEKKTVLENASGDDLGNGWLQKNSAGSGEWVLVSWKPSESIILNVNPHGAYKGNVKRILLRHVADPSSQLLMLQKGDVDIARNLTSEQLRVLQGNGDFELVTKAIAGIGLMSLNQKIEKLTNPKLWQAIKWAVDYQGIQKNIVPLTHKVHQTIIPEGFPGAVNETPFQKDLEKAKSLMQEAGLADGFTIKMDHYSAQPWPDIAQAIQANLAEIGIKVELLAAENRQVLTKMRAREHEIALTAWGSDYFDPNTNADVFCNNPDNSDNAATKPFAWRSSYQNEEFAKKSIAARDERDSAKRIELYENLQREFMNDSPFIVMLQTVTTAACRKDVTGMRLGVLSDSHSYAGIAKA; this is translated from the coding sequence ATGATTTCAAGACGCGGTTTTCTGGCAGGTGCGGCTGCCGTTCCTTTCCTGTCCTATGCGAGCATTTTGCCTGCCATTGGAGCCGGGCGTCAGGATATTCTGGTTGTGGCCCAGCAGCTCGACAATATGACCAGTCTTGATCCGCATGAGAGCTTCGAAGCTGTCGGCAGCGAAGTCTGCAACAACATGTACCAGCGTCTGGTACATCCAAGCCTTTCCAATCCGGACCAGGTGGAAGGCGGCGTTGCTGTTTCCTGGGAAGCCGACGCTGATGGGAAGGTCTTCATCTTCAAGATCGATCCGAATGCAAAATTTGCAAGCGGCGCGCAGATCACGGCTGAAGATGCTGCTTTCTCGCTGCAGCGTGCGATCAAGATGAACAAGGGCCCGGCTTTCATCATTGGCCAGTTCGGTTTCACGCCAGAGAATGCAGAAAAGAACATCGTAGCGACCGATCCGTCGACATTGTCTCTGACGGTCGAGCAGTCGACATCGCTGCCGTTCCTGCTGTATTGCCTGTCGGCAAGCGTTGCCAGCATCGTGGAAAAGAAAACCGTTCTGGAAAATGCATCCGGTGACGATCTCGGTAACGGCTGGCTTCAGAAGAACAGCGCCGGTTCGGGCGAATGGGTTCTCGTTTCCTGGAAGCCGAGCGAAAGCATCATCCTGAACGTTAATCCACATGGCGCATACAAGGGCAATGTGAAGCGCATCCTTCTGCGTCACGTCGCGGACCCGTCTTCGCAGCTCTTGATGCTTCAGAAGGGTGATGTCGATATTGCCCGCAATCTGACGTCCGAGCAGTTGCGGGTTCTTCAGGGCAATGGTGATTTCGAGCTCGTCACCAAGGCAATCGCGGGCATTGGCCTGATGTCTCTCAATCAGAAGATTGAAAAGCTTACTAATCCAAAGCTCTGGCAGGCGATCAAGTGGGCGGTCGACTATCAGGGCATTCAGAAGAACATCGTTCCGCTGACGCACAAGGTGCACCAGACCATCATCCCGGAGGGTTTCCCCGGTGCGGTTAACGAAACGCCATTCCAGAAGGATTTGGAAAAGGCGAAAAGCCTGATGCAGGAAGCTGGTCTTGCCGATGGTTTTACCATCAAAATGGATCATTATTCTGCTCAGCCTTGGCCGGATATCGCACAGGCCATTCAGGCGAACCTCGCCGAAATTGGAATCAAGGTCGAACTTCTGGCCGCAGAGAACCGTCAGGTCCTCACCAAAATGCGTGCTCGCGAGCACGAAATTGCGCTGACCGCCTGGGGTTCTGACTACTTCGATCCGAACACTAATGCCGACGTTTTCTGTAACAATCCGGATAATTCGGATAATGCGGCTACCAAGCCTTTCGCCTGGCGCTCGTCCTATCAGAACGAGGAGTTCGCGAAGAAGTCGATTGCAGCCCGCGATGAACGCGATTCAGCAAAGCGCATCGAACTCTATGAGAATCTGCAGCGCGAATTCATGAACGATAGTCCGTTTATCGTGATGCTTCAGACCGTTACCACAGCTGCCTGCCGCAAGGATGTTACCGGAATGCGTCTCGGCGTCTTGTCCGATTCTCATTCCTATGCAGGGATCGCCAAGGCGTGA
- a CDS encoding branched-chain amino acid ABC transporter permease — protein MTDMTQALSQYRHSYAGLAGVAAIIAASICGWFLFPDNLALLTRIIAIALLVLSLDLVTGYCGIATLGHAALFGAGAYGAGIAAAHFGITDPILMTLIGLVAGAITGLVSGAVILRAHGLAQLVLSIAVVHLFHEAANKASSWTGGSDGLSGISPDPIFGMFEFDLYGHTVYVYAVFLLLVSFIFLRYVVRSPFGMLCRGVKEDPIRIHAMGASVQSAQLRMYVISGAVAGIGGALNAISTQVVGLDSLSFTMSAEALVMLVLGGTGSLFGGLIGTVVFMWFEDLVSAANPFHWLTMVGVLLIAVVLFAPRGLYGTVAYYFEKKARRK, from the coding sequence ATGACCGATATGACGCAAGCTCTCTCCCAATACCGTCACTCCTATGCGGGTCTTGCTGGCGTAGCAGCAATTATCGCTGCCAGTATTTGCGGCTGGTTTTTGTTCCCCGACAATCTGGCGCTGCTGACACGCATCATTGCCATTGCCTTGCTCGTATTGTCACTCGATCTGGTGACGGGCTATTGCGGTATAGCAACGCTCGGCCATGCTGCTTTGTTTGGCGCTGGTGCCTATGGTGCCGGCATCGCTGCTGCCCATTTCGGTATTACCGACCCGATCCTGATGACACTTATCGGTCTTGTTGCAGGAGCTATCACCGGGCTTGTTTCCGGAGCCGTTATTCTGCGCGCACACGGGCTCGCTCAACTCGTTCTATCGATTGCCGTTGTTCATCTGTTCCACGAAGCTGCAAACAAGGCATCAAGCTGGACCGGCGGCAGTGACGGACTAAGCGGCATTTCACCCGATCCGATCTTTGGCATGTTCGAGTTCGATCTCTACGGACACACGGTCTATGTCTATGCCGTATTCCTGCTGCTCGTTTCGTTCATCTTCCTACGTTATGTTGTTCGTTCACCCTTCGGTATGCTTTGCCGAGGTGTGAAAGAAGACCCGATCCGCATTCATGCCATGGGCGCTTCGGTCCAGTCAGCACAGCTTCGCATGTATGTCATTTCGGGCGCTGTTGCTGGCATCGGTGGCGCGCTGAACGCCATTTCAACGCAGGTTGTCGGACTAGACAGTCTTAGCTTCACCATGTCGGCGGAAGCTTTGGTAATGCTGGTTCTCGGTGGCACGGGATCGCTGTTCGGAGGACTGATCGGCACAGTTGTCTTCATGTGGTTCGAAGACCTCGTCTCTGCTGCGAACCCCTTCCACTGGCTTACAATGGTTGGGGTTCTGCTGATCGCCGTCGTGCTATTCGCGCCGCGCGGCCTCTATGGAACCGTCGCCTATTACTTTGAAAAGAAGGCGCGCCGCAAATGA
- a CDS encoding ABC transporter ATP-binding protein has translation MLVDIKNLQISFETRTSRFDAVRGISLQLGREKLGIVGESGSGKSLTARALMKLLPPIAEVKADKLSFDGIDILSATERGMRQIRGKRAGFILQDPKYSLNPVKTIGVQVAEAWRTHKGGSKRQAMDAAVDLLDQVMIRNPRDVAKLYPHEVSGGMGQRVMIAMMLAPDPELLIADEPTSALDATVQAEILRLIDDLVSKRGMGLLLISHDLPLVSHFCDRVMVMYMGRVMEELKAAELVRAEHPYTKGLLNCIPSLMHPRDRLPVLNREESWLNS, from the coding sequence ATGCTGGTTGATATTAAAAATCTGCAGATCAGCTTTGAAACGCGCACCAGCCGTTTCGATGCTGTTCGCGGGATCTCGCTTCAGCTTGGTCGTGAAAAACTGGGCATTGTCGGTGAAAGTGGCTCGGGCAAGTCCTTGACCGCGCGAGCCCTCATGAAATTGCTGCCGCCAATCGCTGAAGTGAAGGCCGACAAGCTTTCATTCGATGGCATCGACATTCTGTCAGCCACCGAACGTGGCATGCGTCAGATACGCGGCAAGCGGGCAGGCTTTATTCTTCAGGACCCCAAATATTCGCTTAACCCGGTCAAGACCATTGGCGTGCAGGTAGCTGAAGCGTGGCGTACTCACAAAGGCGGTAGCAAACGTCAGGCAATGGATGCTGCGGTTGATCTTCTGGATCAGGTTATGATCCGCAATCCGCGCGACGTGGCAAAGCTTTATCCACACGAAGTTTCTGGTGGCATGGGCCAACGTGTCATGATCGCCATGATGCTGGCGCCCGATCCCGAACTGCTCATTGCTGACGAGCCGACATCCGCGCTCGACGCTACCGTTCAGGCGGAAATTCTTCGCCTGATCGACGATTTGGTTTCCAAGCGCGGAATGGGACTTCTCCTCATCAGCCACGATCTTCCACTCGTGTCGCATTTCTGCGACCGTGTCATGGTCATGTATATGGGCCGTGTCATGGAAGAATTGAAAGCCGCCGAACTTGTGCGTGCTGAGCATCCTTATACGAAGGGGCTTCTCAATTGCATTCCATCGCTCATGCATCCTCGTGATCGATTGCCGGTTCTTAATCGCGAAGAAAGCTGGCTGAACTCATGA